ATCGCAAGTATAGTTTAAGGCATGTGCTGAAAAAGAAGTACCAGGATGACGAAGATATCTTGAGCTTCAATACCAACGAAAAGCTGGAGGAAGAATTACTAGTAAAGTTAATGGAGATGAACGACCGCGAAAAAGTTGCTAACTTTTTGTCAGATGCTAAGCAAAGGGGAGAATATTTACCTCGCAAAGTTTATAGCGAAGCGATCCGGATCGTTAGTGGCGAACCTAACATTTATGGTAAGACACTTGACATCCAATAAAAAAATGCGTAGCTAGTTGGAGCATCAGCAAGCGGAGTAGCGTAGCTGGTAGCTTAGAGCTTATTTTTTGCTGCGCTTAAAAAGATATTTATCTTTTAGGTTAATTACTTTTTTGTTTATCAATATTTAATTTGATTAGCACTATAAAATTCCAGGCAAAAGCAAACTAATTCACTATAGGAGCATATTCCTGTACTTTTGCCATATTGACAATTAGCCTTACATTGTACACCTGACCTTTGATTTTGTATGTCCGAAGGAAGTTATTTTAATAGATTGAGGCAAAATTTATATGTGATATGCCGACACTTAGCGTTTCAGTAGATAGAAGTACAGAAAAGAAATTTGAGAAGTTACTCAACCAGTATGGCTATGAGTTTAGTAAGAATTACCCTTGTGAGGAAGAGGATGATGAGGTATCATTCGTACTTACTTCGGAGGAGGAATTTGACCTGGTAGAGCTAGGTATACTTAACGAATACGCCCGACAATCTCAAAAGCTGGAAGATCTGGAAATGGAAAATTACCGTAGGATTACTAATGACAAAACTAATGGCCCGGTAAAAGATCGCTCCTTAATTCATTCTCCTAAGCATACAAATTAAAAAACTGCCTTCAGCATTATTGCCAAAGACAGTTTGCATTTATCCACCTAGATAAAAATTATACAGAAGGTTCCCAACCTGGAGCATACTCCCTACCCCACATTTTCATAGCCTCCTTGTTATTTTCTATATGACCATTTTTAGGATTGATTGTCAGTGATTCACCTACTTCCTGAGCTATATTTCCTAAATGGCAAAGCAATACACTTTTGTGACCTTCATCAATTGGCGAGTTCTGGCTCGCTCCTGTACGTATTGCATCCTGGAAATTCATAAAGTGTAGGGCCGTCAGGCGGTCACCTCCTACAGTATCCATGGTTGCATTTTTAGTTTCCGGAGTCACTGTTTTTACTAGTTTGTTGTCTTTATCGTACAACTCATAGCCATTTCTGTCTATAATCATGGTGCCTTCCGTGCCGTAAATTGCAGATCCACGTCCTCTACCTTCTACCGGGCGGCCATTACAGCTTCTACCTTCCCAGGTAATAGTTTTATTATCTTCAAAATCAAAGTTTGCGATCTGTGTATCGTAAAACTCCCAATCGTCTTCGTAGTGATAACGTCCACCATTAGAGCTTACCCGTACGGGGTAGTCTACACCTAAAGCCCAGCGGCAAATATCAATTTCGTGTGTTCCGTTATTACAGATTTCTCCGGTTCCCCATTTTTTAAACCAGTGCCAGTTGTAGTGAATCAGGTTATCCTGATAGTCTTCTCTTGGTGCCGGACCTTGCCAAAGCTCGTAGTCCAACCACTCTGGAATCGGAGCACTATTGCCATTTCCTATAGGCCCGCGTGTATTGGCATACCAGGCTTTACCAAAGTAAGGTGTACCTATTACGCCTTTGCGAATTTCGTTGATAGCTTCTATAGATTCTTCTGCTGAACGCTGTTGGTTACCCATCTGCACAATTTTGCCGTATTTCTTCTGGGCGTCTACCAGCATCTCTCCCTCTTTAGGGTTATGGCCGCAAGGTTTCTCTACATACACATGTTTTCCGGCCTGTAACGCCATAATAGAGGCAGGTGTATGCCAATGGTCGGGAGCAGCTATTACTATAGCGTCTACATCCTTATCGTCCAGCGCTTTGCGAAAATCTTTAATACCTTTGGGCTTTTTCTTCTGGTTTTGGTGCTTCATGGTAATTTCTATACCCTTTTCTACAGCACGCTCATCTACATCGCAGATATACGCAATCTCATAGCCATCCATTCTGGCAATTTCGTTGGTAAGGCCTCCACCTCTACCATTCAGACCCATCACAGCCACTACTACCTTTTCGTTAGGTGCATTTTTTCCGAATGCAGGAAAAACACCTCCTACCAGGCCAAGACCAAGACCGGCTACCCCGGTAGATTTCATAAAATCCCTACGGTTAAGTTTATTAGACATATTCTTCTGGTTATTGTTTGTATTAAGTATGTGCAATCGATTGTTTCATCTGCAAAAAAAATATCAGGTATCATGCCTTAGCTTGCCCTATCAATGCGAAAGCTACAAAAATATTGTGAAACTTGCATCCTGCAGACCTGCTAAAAGCCAGATTTAGCTTTGCATGAAACTTTCTATCACATACTTTTGCGGAAAAATTTAACACTAACAATATGATTATTTGGACGCTACCTATCATAGCCGCCCTTACCGGATATATTACTAATTACATTGCTATCAAGATGCTCTTCCACCCCAGAAAGAAGGTGAAGTTTCTATTTATGGAGATCCAGGGTATCTTTCCTAAAAGACAAAAGAAGCTGGCCGAAAAGCTGGGTAAAATTGTAGCGGAGGAATTATTCTCGGTAGAAGATGTCAAAAAAAGCTTACAGAAACCCGGAAGTTCAGAAGAAGTAGAGGCCGTGGTAAACGAAAAGCTGGATGATTTTCTGGACAACCGCCTTACTGAAATTATGCCTATGCTTGCCATGTTTATGAACGATGAACTGAAGCAAAAAATTAAAGCTACACTTTTAGCAGAAGTACAGCTCATGCTTCCGGAACTGATAGACCGCTTCGTAGACAAAATTGAGCAAGATGTAGATGTGGAAAAAACCGTTTACGAAAAAGTAGTAAACTTCTCTACCGATAAGCTGGAAAGCATACTCTACTCTATCATGAGTAAAGAATTTAAGTTTATTGAGCTACTTGGTGGTGTACTTGGCTTCATAATCGGGCTAATACAAATTGCTATTTTACAGTTACAATAGAAGATAAAGGAAGGGCCTGCTGTTGCTGACAATCCAGCAGGTAGGCCTCTACCTGCATTCCCATTTGCTCAAGCACTTTTACACTTCCCCTAAGCGTACGCAGACTTTCCTGATCTCCTCTTGCCTCATGAAACTGTACTACTACCGCCTCATTGCCATTGAGCATTAGTCTGTCCGGCTGAAAAATTGTGCCATAAGCATTGGAAAGGGACATTCTGAGGTGAACTGCTTCGTATGTACCACCAAACCATTTAGCCAAGGGTTCTGTCTTCAAGATATGCTCAAGCGTTGTACCCAGCTCAATTTTTTCCTGCTGACTTATTCCTCTTTCAAAAAAAACTTTCTCTAAAACCTGAGCTAGATCATTTGAGTGATAGAGCCTGCTCAGCACATCTTTAATAATAATTGCCTTATTGATGATCATCTCCCCCTGCTGACTAAAGGCGAAAAAACCTTTTGCAAATGGCCTGACCGTTAGCCTGTTTCTCCAGCGTTCAGAGGGGTAGTATTTCATCTCCAGGCTATTGGAGGTCTCTTTCTGCTCTTCAGTTTTTTGCACGATTTCTCCCAGCCTGAAACTCCTGCTTTCTTCATCCCAGGCATCGGCATACTCCCCCTCACTTTGCGAGCAGGCATTGTACAACAAATTAGCTACCGAATTGACAGGACACTTTCCATTACGGGCGACAGCCGGTGCGGAATAGGTGAAGAGTGCTTCTTCAGCCCTTGTAAAAGCCACATACAATAGATTTAAGTTATCTATATAGGCTCTGATCATCTCCTGATAGTAGTCCATATTAAAATAGGTAGAAGCCAGACGACTACTATAACGCATAGGCATGAGCCCAAATTGATCAAAAGGCTGCTGTTCTGTTTGGGTCCAGATAATGTTATCCTGTCCCGGACGATGATCCAGTTCCCAATCGCAAAATGGAATAACTACTACTTTATACTGTAAGCCTTTAGACTTATGGATGGTAAGAATTCGCATTGCATCTACATCTTCTGATACCTGCACGGAAGTTTCTTTTCCTTTTTCATCCCACCACTTCAAAAAAGTGTATACGTCGCCAGTTTCATGCCCACTGTACTCTAGTACCGCATCCTGAAAAGCCTGTAAGTAAGCCAGCTCATGAGTTTGGTTAAGCTCAAAAATACCGATCAGGTTTTCTACCAACTCGTATAGAGGTAATTTATTGAGATACCCCATAAGTTCTACAAATGCCTGAGGAAAAAGCTCCAGCCCTTTATGTTCACCTTTGTTGTGCACTTCTACAAAAGCCTGATGAAGTTGATCTGAGCCCGCCTTTATGCCTTTAAGCTTAAAGTACTTAAAAATGGCGCTTCCTCTCGCAATAGCATCATCCTGATTGTCTAATATGCGAAGCAGGTCAATGAGCAGGTTTACGCTAAGAGAACTGCTAAGAAAAAGCGACTCTGATGAAATTACCTCATAATTATATCCCTCACGGGCTAGACCCTGTGCTTTGTATTTCATAAAAGTGTCTACCACTTCTTTTCCAGCTTTTTTGTCTCTTACCAGAAAAGCAATATCCCGGAGTGCATACCCTTTATCCTGTAGATCTTCTACCAATTGGGGCAGGCGCTCCCGCACCTGATCTTTCCAGCCTACGGAAGCATCATCTACTTCCAGCTTTTTATCCAGCATTTGCAGATGCACATAACCGGGCCAGGCATCGGTATTCTGCTTATGCAATGGTAGCTTTTGACGTACATCTTCATAGGCACGTGGTATAATATCGGCTCTGTTTTCCAGCCAAGTTTTTTCAGCATCGCCTAGCTCTTCCAGTTTATCGGAGATAGCCTCTCTCACCAACTGAGGAAGAGTGGCAAAGAGCCAGTTATTAAAACCCACTACATGTTTTGTACTGCGGTAGTTGGTATCCAGATTAAACACTTCAGTATTCCATTCAGGAATGTCCTGCTGGATTTTTTCCAGCAACAATTGCCAGTCTCCACCACGCCAACGGTAGATAGACTGCTTAACGTCACCTACCACCAGGTTTTTAAGGCCAGAGTCCAGACTATTCTCTATCAGTGGACGAAAATTATTCCACTGCATACCAGATGTATCCTGAAACTCATCAATCAGAAAATGCTGAAAGCTGCTGCCTATTTTCTCATAGATGAAAGGCGTATCGTCTTTGCCAATAATATTTTTGAGAAATACGGATGCATCAGAAATAAGCATCAGGTCATTTTCTCTTTTGTATTGATCTACTTTTTTACCAATATCCTGAAGTATACCATAGGCATAAATAAATTTTAGCAGTTGCAGGGCTGACTGGTACAGCACAAAATCATTATTGTATAGCCGTATGGCTTTAAGTAAAATATCATTCAGCCCCAGACTCACCACCTCTAAGATCTGGACTTTCTTTTTGGAAGACTTGGTAGCCCATTTTTCAATATTCTCTGATGCTTCCAGTGCCCTCTTTTTAGGGTCAAAATCTGTTTTCTCTGCCAGCCTTACAAAATAACTACCTACCCCACTTTTGCCGTAGGCAAAGTCTGTATACTCCAGCCCATGTGCCTCCATCATGTGTAAGCCTTCTTTTCCAAAGCTTTGCATACTGTTTTCAAATGTTTTTACGATGGCTTTAAGCTGAGAGAGTACATTCTGATAGTGAAGATGATCCTGCTCTGGAGTTTTTTCCTGCAAAAGCTTGTAATCTTCTTTAAACAACTCTCCGGCGAGCTGCTTCAGGTCACGGCGAAAATCCCACACCTTACCAGATTCTACCTTTTCTTCGGAAAAACGCACTAACCAGTCTTGCAGAAGCTTTTGCTGCTCCCCTCCTATCTCGGCCAGCAGCTGATCAATAACCTCGTCCAGCACCTTTTCCTGATCCATTTCAATCGCAAAGCCTGCCTGCAACCCCATTTCCCGGGCAAAGGCACGTATTACCTTCTGAAAAAAAGAATCAATCGTCATTACCGAAAAATATGAGTAGCCATGCAGTATGCTTGATAATACCTGTCGGGCCCTTTCTTGTAGCTCATCGCCCTTTAGTTCGGTAGAGGCTTCAAAAGTTTGCCGCAAAAGAGCATTACGATCGTTAGCCAGCTCATACAAAAACTCTACAATACGACCTTTCATTTCGCGGGTAGCCTTATTGGTAAAAGTGACGGCGAGTATGTTTCTAAATGCTCCGGGGCTTTGTAGTGCCAGTTTAAGGTACTCTACTGCCAGGGTATAGGTTTTACCAGAGCCGGCAGATGATCGGTAAATGGCAAAAGGTTTATTCATAGGTTTTGGGAACTTACTGTCAGCAGCAAATAAATAGAAAACAATTGCGCATTCCAATAGCGATTTTTTGTCACTAAAAAGATCAGCGGTCATGCACATTTTATAATATTAAGAATACTAATATCTTAGTCAGGAATAAACCAACAACATTAACTATGCATTACAACAACCTATATACGCTACTTTTTATTAGTTGTATTTTTATTCTTTCCTGTAAAACATCTCAGGAAGAGAAACCTATGCAGAAAGCTGAAGACCCAGCTTATGAGTCTTTTACGATTAAAGCTGGTACTAACATCTCTCACTGGCTTTCTCAAAGTGGACGCCGGGGGCAGGAAAGAGCTACTTTTTTTACACAAGCAGATGTAGAGTATCTGGCTGATTTGGGTTTTGACCATTTGCGCTTTCCCGTAGACGAAGAGCAGATGTTTGATGAGGCTGGCAATAAAGAGGAAGAGGCATTTCAACTTCTGCACAATGCGCTAGGCTGGTGTCAGAAGAATGGGCTAAGAGCTATTGTAGACTTGCATATTTTACGCTCTCACCATTTTAATGCTGAAGATAAACCCTTATGGACAGAGCCTGCTGCTCAGGAGAAGTTTATCGCGCTATGGAGAGCTTTTTCTGCTGAGTTTGAGCAGTACCCTAATGGTATGCTGGCCTACGAGCTTATGAACGAGCCCGTAGCTGACGATCCGGAAGACTGGAATCAGCTGGTAGCCAAAGCATTTTCCGCCATACGTGAGCTGGAACCAGAACGTACCATAGTAATTGGCTCTAACCGCTGGCAGTCTGCGGATACTTTTGATGAGCTTAATGTGCCCGCCAATGATAAAAACATTCTACTCAGCTTTCATTTTTACGAGCCTTTTTTACTCACACATTATCAGGCCAGCTGGACTAATCTCGCTGATTACGAAGGGCCTGTACACTATCCGGGAAGCATTGTGCAGGAAGATGAATACGCTTCTCTTTCGCAGGAGATGAAGGATATGATTGGGCACAGATTGCAAACTTATCATAAAGATACGCTAGCGTATATGATGCGTAAACCAATCAGAGTAGCGCAGGAGACCGGCCTCCCATTATACTGCGGAGAGTGGGGCGTTATTACTAGCGCGCCGCAAGAAGACCGCTTACGCTGGTATCAGGATATGAAAGCTATTTTTGAAGAAAACGACATCGCCTATGCTAACTGGGATTACAAAAGCGATAATTTCGGACTGCTTACTAACGAAGGCAGCAGAAACTCTCAACTGCTTGAGATAGTTTCTTCTAAAAAGTAAAAATTTATTATAAACCTATGATGGTTATAAGCGTTTAGCTATCAATCATCGGATGGAATTTAAATCTATGACAGAATTTAATGCGTATATAGTGGTGATCGCCACCTCAGTGATCATCATCCTATCATATTTGTTTAATGTAGTCTCTAAAAAAACAAATATACCCAGTGTACTGCTGCTTATCATTTTGGGTGTAGGTCTTAAATGGGCATCGGAGAGCTTTGGTATCTTAACGGGCGAGTGGCTCATGAACATACTGGAGATATTAGGTATTGTAGGACTTACAATGATAGTGCTGGAAGCGGCTCTGGACCTGGAACTGAGTAAAGATAAGTGGCCCATCATCTGGAAGTCTTTTTCAGTGGCATTGGTCGCCTTAATTATAGGCACTGTGGCTTCAGCTTATGTCATTCAGTACTTTTACATTGATGATTTTTTTAAGGCAACAGTCTATGCGGTGCCTCTTTCTATTATGAGTAGTGCCATCGTAATCCCCAGTGTTGGAGCACTGGATGAGCACAAGAAAGAGTTTATGGTCTATGAGGCTACATTTTCTGATATCCTTGGGATTATGCTCTTTTACTTCCTAATAGGTAATGCTGATACTACAGATACGCACCTGATTGTTTGGGATGTAGTCAGTAACATCCTGATTACCATCACACTTTCGGTAGTTATCAGTTATGCGCTGGTACTGGTTTTCCAGAAACTGGATACACAGGTCAAGCTTTTTCTGCTTATCTCAGTGCTTTTGCTTTTGTATTCTATCGGTAAGCTATTCCACCTTTCTTCACTGATTATTATTCTGATCTTTGGGTTGGTGCTGAATAATCATAAGATGTTTTTTATTGGTCCGCTAAAGAAAATGCTAAGCAGTCCCTCTGTCAATAGCATACTCAATAACTTTAGGCTGGTAACGATGGAAACTGCT
This window of the Porifericola rhodea genome carries:
- a CDS encoding Gfo/Idh/MocA family protein, with amino-acid sequence MSNKLNRRDFMKSTGVAGLGLGLVGGVFPAFGKNAPNEKVVVAVMGLNGRGGGLTNEIARMDGYEIAYICDVDERAVEKGIEITMKHQNQKKKPKGIKDFRKALDDKDVDAIVIAAPDHWHTPASIMALQAGKHVYVEKPCGHNPKEGEMLVDAQKKYGKIVQMGNQQRSAEESIEAINEIRKGVIGTPYFGKAWYANTRGPIGNGNSAPIPEWLDYELWQGPAPREDYQDNLIHYNWHWFKKWGTGEICNNGTHEIDICRWALGVDYPVRVSSNGGRYHYEDDWEFYDTQIANFDFEDNKTITWEGRSCNGRPVEGRGRGSAIYGTEGTMIIDRNGYELYDKDNKLVKTVTPETKNATMDTVGGDRLTALHFMNFQDAIRTGASQNSPIDEGHKSVLLCHLGNIAQEVGESLTINPKNGHIENNKEAMKMWGREYAPGWEPSV
- a CDS encoding cation:proton antiporter domain-containing protein, giving the protein MTEFNAYIVVIATSVIIILSYLFNVVSKKTNIPSVLLLIILGVGLKWASESFGILTGEWLMNILEILGIVGLTMIVLEAALDLELSKDKWPIIWKSFSVALVALIIGTVASAYVIQYFYIDDFFKATVYAVPLSIMSSAIVIPSVGALDEHKKEFMVYEATFSDILGIMLFYFLIGNADTTDTHLIVWDVVSNILITITLSVVISYALVLVFQKLDTQVKLFLLISVLLLLYSIGKLFHLSSLIIILIFGLVLNNHKMFFIGPLKKMLSSPSVNSILNNFRLVTMETAFVVRTFFFVIFGMTITIASLFNLRVAIVSLILLGIVYVLRFVLLKIFVQKNILPQLFIAPRGLITILLFFGIPAEMQEPNFNSGVLLFMILITSIAMTLALVLSGNKIEPYEDFASNYWQAIDKEIDKIEPEDKNHSERNEDDKKREII
- a CDS encoding TM2 domain-containing protein is translated as MKHKKLATLLAFSLGIFGTHRFYLNQKKLGWWYLAFCWTLIPMVIGIIDGIVFLCMSYSVFNRKYSLRHVLKKKYQDDEDILSFNTNEKLEEELLVKLMEMNDREKVANFLSDAKQRGEYLPRKVYSEAIRIVSGEPNIYGKTLDIQ
- a CDS encoding DUF445 domain-containing protein — its product is MIIWTLPIIAALTGYITNYIAIKMLFHPRKKVKFLFMEIQGIFPKRQKKLAEKLGKIVAEELFSVEDVKKSLQKPGSSEEVEAVVNEKLDDFLDNRLTEIMPMLAMFMNDELKQKIKATLLAEVQLMLPELIDRFVDKIEQDVDVEKTVYEKVVNFSTDKLESILYSIMSKEFKFIELLGGVLGFIIGLIQIAILQLQ
- a CDS encoding UvrD-helicase domain-containing protein, with amino-acid sequence MNKPFAIYRSSAGSGKTYTLAVEYLKLALQSPGAFRNILAVTFTNKATREMKGRIVEFLYELANDRNALLRQTFEASTELKGDELQERARQVLSSILHGYSYFSVMTIDSFFQKVIRAFAREMGLQAGFAIEMDQEKVLDEVIDQLLAEIGGEQQKLLQDWLVRFSEEKVESGKVWDFRRDLKQLAGELFKEDYKLLQEKTPEQDHLHYQNVLSQLKAIVKTFENSMQSFGKEGLHMMEAHGLEYTDFAYGKSGVGSYFVRLAEKTDFDPKKRALEASENIEKWATKSSKKKVQILEVVSLGLNDILLKAIRLYNNDFVLYQSALQLLKFIYAYGILQDIGKKVDQYKRENDLMLISDASVFLKNIIGKDDTPFIYEKIGSSFQHFLIDEFQDTSGMQWNNFRPLIENSLDSGLKNLVVGDVKQSIYRWRGGDWQLLLEKIQQDIPEWNTEVFNLDTNYRSTKHVVGFNNWLFATLPQLVREAISDKLEELGDAEKTWLENRADIIPRAYEDVRQKLPLHKQNTDAWPGYVHLQMLDKKLEVDDASVGWKDQVRERLPQLVEDLQDKGYALRDIAFLVRDKKAGKEVVDTFMKYKAQGLAREGYNYEVISSESLFLSSSLSVNLLIDLLRILDNQDDAIARGSAIFKYFKLKGIKAGSDQLHQAFVEVHNKGEHKGLELFPQAFVELMGYLNKLPLYELVENLIGIFELNQTHELAYLQAFQDAVLEYSGHETGDVYTFLKWWDEKGKETSVQVSEDVDAMRILTIHKSKGLQYKVVVIPFCDWELDHRPGQDNIIWTQTEQQPFDQFGLMPMRYSSRLASTYFNMDYYQEMIRAYIDNLNLLYVAFTRAEEALFTYSAPAVARNGKCPVNSVANLLYNACSQSEGEYADAWDEESRSFRLGEIVQKTEEQKETSNSLEMKYYPSERWRNRLTVRPFAKGFFAFSQQGEMIINKAIIIKDVLSRLYHSNDLAQVLEKVFFERGISQQEKIELGTTLEHILKTEPLAKWFGGTYEAVHLRMSLSNAYGTIFQPDRLMLNGNEAVVVQFHEARGDQESLRTLRGSVKVLEQMGMQVEAYLLDCQQQQALPLSSIVTVK
- a CDS encoding glycoside hydrolase family 5 protein is translated as MHYNNLYTLLFISCIFILSCKTSQEEKPMQKAEDPAYESFTIKAGTNISHWLSQSGRRGQERATFFTQADVEYLADLGFDHLRFPVDEEQMFDEAGNKEEEAFQLLHNALGWCQKNGLRAIVDLHILRSHHFNAEDKPLWTEPAAQEKFIALWRAFSAEFEQYPNGMLAYELMNEPVADDPEDWNQLVAKAFSAIRELEPERTIVIGSNRWQSADTFDELNVPANDKNILLSFHFYEPFLLTHYQASWTNLADYEGPVHYPGSIVQEDEYASLSQEMKDMIGHRLQTYHKDTLAYMMRKPIRVAQETGLPLYCGEWGVITSAPQEDRLRWYQDMKAIFEENDIAYANWDYKSDNFGLLTNEGSRNSQLLEIVSSKK